Part of the Lysobacter enzymogenes genome is shown below.
GACGTACAGGCCCGGCAGGGTCTGGGCCATGCGGGTGATCGCCTGCAGCAGCAGGGTCGACTTGCCGATGCCGGGATCGCCGCCGACCAGCACCACCGCGCCGTGGACCAGGCCGCCGCCGAGCACCCGGTCGAATTCGCCGATGCCGGTGGTGACGCGGGTTTCTTCCTGATGGGTGACGTCCTTCAGCGCGGTCACCGCCGGCGCGTCGGCGCGCCCGGCCCAGCTGGTGCGGCGGCTGGCGGCGAGGTTCGGCGCGCCGCCCTTGGCCGCCGGCTCGACCACGAATTCGCTGAGCGTGTTCCAGGCCCCGCATTCGCCGCACTGGCCCTGCCATTTGCTGTAGTCGGCGCCGCATTCGGAACACACGTAAGCGGTGCGCGCCTTCGACGCGGCGGTTTTGGCGGGGGGCTTGGACATGGCGGACGGCGACTGCGCGGGTAAAGCCGCACTTTAGCCGCTGCCGGTCGCAGCGCGCGAGACGGCCGGCGCCCGCGCGGGGCGCCGGCGTCGGGCGGTTCGATGACAGGCTGGGCCCTTAGTCGGGCCGGGCTGGCTGGGCCGGGCGGATCAGGCCAAGTCGGAATCAGGCCCGATCGAAATCGGGCGCGGCCGGAATCAGGCCGCGATCGGCCGGTGCTGCTCGGGATAGATCGCGCGCAGGTGCTGTTGCGGCATCGCCAGCAGGCCGCTGACGTCGCTGGTCGCGACGATGCTGTAGCCGCGCGCGTCGATGTCGTTGCCGATCGCGCGCCAGTCGAGCATCGGCCGGGCCAGCGCGGTGTCGATGGTCCAGCCGAAGCGCAGCGCGCCGAGCGCTTTCATTTCGTCCAGCGGCAGCCAACTGTCGGACGGAGCGACCACATACCCCTCGTTGTCGCCTACCACGAATACGTCTATGCGCATTTTCGTCATTGCCTTGTTGCCTGAGGCGCCTGTGTTGCGGGCCGGCGCATGGTGTCGAGACGGCCGATAAAAACGGGTGAAGACGGGATTGCGAATCGGTAAAGCTGAATCGTTTTCGAATTTGAGTTCACCTTCTATGCAAGACGATGACAGTCCCGGCCGGCCCGCCGCCTTCGCTGCGGTCGTCCGGCGCCGCCCGCGACAAACCGCATCGGCGTGCGACACCGCGGCTAGGTCGGACCGCGACCATGGCCTCGCCCGGATCGCAACGGTCGTCATGAACCTTCGGCGGCCCGCCCGATCAAGGCCGCTCCCCGGCCTCAGCGCTCGCGCAAGGCCTCGCCCGCGTGCTGGCGCAGCGGACCGAGCAGGTAATCGATCACCCGCCGCTTGCCGGTGGCGATCTCCACGCTCAGGGCCATGCCCGGGCTCAGGCGGACCTCGACGCCGTCGATGCTCAGGCTGGCTTTCGACAGCCGCACCCGCGCCGGGAACACCAGGCCGAGCTTTTCGTCCTGGGCCGCATCGTGCGACACGCTTTCGACCGTGCCGGTGAGGTAGCCGTAACGGGTGTACGGAAAGCTTTCGATCTTGATCGTCGCGGTCTGTCCGGGGCGGACGAAGCCGATGTCCTTGTTGAGCACGCTCGCCTCGACTTCGAGCGCGTCTTCCGCCGGCACCACCGCCAGCAACGCCTGCGCCGGCGCGACGACGCCGCCGACGGTGTGCACGGCCAGTTGCTGCACGGTGCCGGAGACCGGCGCGCGCAGCCGCATTAGCCGGTCGCGCTGTCCGGTCTTGGCCACTTCGGGCGCGAACTGGCGGACCCGTTCGCGCGCCTCGCGCAAGGCGTCGAGGGTCTGCCGGCGGGTGTCGGCGATCAACGCGGCGAGCTGTTCGCGCGCGCCGGCCAGCGCCGACCGGGTCTCGTGCAGGCGGCTGCGCTGCGTCGCCAGGTCGCGCTCGGCGGCGATGCGCTCCTGTTCGCGCAGCAGGTACTCGTGGCGGCCGACGTATCGGCCTTCGATCAACCCGGCGTAGTCCTCGGCGCGGCCCTTGGCGATCGCCGCGTTGCGCTGCAGCGGAACGATCGCCGCGCCCACGGTCCGCAGCTCGGCCTGGCGCTGGCCGATCGCCGCTTCCAGGCTGCCGAGCTTGGCGCGGTAGGCCTGGAACTCGCTGCTCGCCAACTGTTGTTCGGCGCGCAGGCGCGCCGGCGGCAGCGCCGGATCGGGCGCCAGCCGCGGCTCGCCGCGGCCGTCCAGCGCGGCGGCCAGCGCGCTCAGCCGCAGTTCGGCCAGACGCGCGCTGGTCAGGGCTTCATCGGCTTTTTCGCGATCGGCCGCGGCCGCGGTGGCGTCCAGCTCGATCAGCAGCTGGCCGTGCTTCACCGCCTGGCCGTCGCGCACCAGGATCCGGCGCACCACCGCGGTCTCGGCCGGCTGCAACACCTTGGTGCGCGAACCGGCCACGGTCTTGCCCTGCGCCACCGCGACGATGTCGAGCTGGCCGATGCAGGCCCACGCCAGCGCGATCGCGAACAAGGCGACGATCGCGCGCATGGTCCAGCCCGGCAGCGGCGACAGCGGAGTTTCGATCAGTTCCAGGTGCGCCGGAAGGAACGCCAGTTCGTCGGCGCTGCGGCGCGGCGGATCGAGGCTGCGGCGCGCCGACCAGGCCGCCTTGAACACCCGGGCGTAGTGCGCGGCGAAATCGCCGACGCCTTGAACGACATGCTTCATGACGGCTCAGCCCTGTTGCAGGCGGTGCAGGTACGCGTAATAGCCGTCGGCGCGGCCGAGCAGCTCGGCATGGCTGCCGCTTTCGGCGATGCGGCCTTTCTCGACCACGACGATGCGGTCGGCGCGACGCACGGTCGACAGGCGGTGGGCGATGATCAGCACCGTGCGGCCCTTGCAGATCGCCTGCATATTGGCCATCACCGCGTGTTCGGACTCGTAGTCCAGCGCGCTGGTCGCCTCGTCGAGGATCAGGATGCGCGGGTCGGTCACCAGCGCGCGGGCGATCGCGACGCGCTGGCGCTGGCCCCCGGACAGGCCGGTGCCGTATTCGCCGACCGCGGTGTCGTAGCCTTCGGGCAGCTCGACGATGAACTCGTGCGCGCCGGCCAGCTTGGCCGCGTGGATCACCCGCTCGATCGGCATGCCGGGATCGCTGAGCGCGATGTTCTCGCGCACCGAGCGGTTGAACAGGAAGTTCTCCTGCAACACCACGCCGAGTTGCCGGCGCAGCCAGGCCGGATCGGCCAAGGCGAGGTCGTGGCCGTCGATCAGCACCCGGCCGCGCCCGGGCACGTACAGGCGCTGGACCAGCTTGGTCAGCGTGCTCTTGCCCGAGCCGGAGCGGCCGACGATGCCGACGACCTCGCCCGCAGCGATGTCCAGGTCGAGGCCCTGCAAGGCCTCGGGCGCGTCCGCGCGATAGCGGAAGCCGACCTGCTCGAAGCGGATGCGTCCGCGGATCGGCGGCAGCGCCATGCGGCTGCCGGTCAGTTCGGTGCGGGTGTTGAGGATGTCGCCGAGGCGCTCGACCGAAATGCCGACCTGCTGGAAATCCTGCCACAGCTGCGCCAGGCGCACGATCGGCGCGGCCACCTGGCCGGCCAGCATGTTGAAGGCGATCAGCTGGCCGATCGACAGCTCGCCGCGGATCACCAGCTGCGCGCCCCAGAACAGGATCGCCACGCTGGCCAGTTTCTGCACCAGTTGCACGCCCTGCTGCCCGATCGTCGCCAGCCGGGTCACCCGGAACGCCGCGCCGACATAGCCGGCGAGCTGGTTGTCCCAGGTGCGGGTCACGCGCGGGTCGACGGCGCCGGCCTTGATCGTGCCGATGCCGGCCACCGTTTCGACCAGGAACGACTGGTTTTCGGCGCCGCGCGCGAACTTCTCCTCCAGCCGCTTGCGCAGCGTCGGCGTGATCGCCGCCGACCACAGCGCGTACAGCGGCAACGAGACCAGCACGATCAAAGTCAGCCAGCCGCTGTAATAAGCCATCACCGCCAGGAACGACGCGGTGAACAGCAGGTCGAGCGCGCTGGTCAAGGCGTGGCCGGTCAGAAAGGCGCGGATGTTCTCCAGCTCGCGCACCCGGGCGATGGTGTCGCCGACCCGCCGCGACTCGAAATACGCCAGCGGCAGCGCCAGGATGTGGCGGAACAGGCGCGCGCCGAGCTCGACATCGATCTTGCTGGTGGTGTGGGCGAACACGTAGGTGCGCATGCCCGACAGCAGGACTTCGAACAACGCCGTCGCCGCCAGGCCGACCGCGACGACGTGCAGGGTGGTCAGGCCGTTGTGCACCAGCACCTTGTCCATGACCACTTGATAGAACAGCGGCGTGACCAGCGCGAACAACTGGATGAAGAAGGACACGACCAGCACTTCGCCGAGCAGGCGCCGGTATTTGACCACCGCCGGCACGAACCAGCTGAAGTCGAACCGGGCCAGCTCGCCGAGCACCGACGCGCGCGAAGCGACCTGCAGCAAGCGGCCGCGGTAGCGCTCGGCGAACTCGGCGCGGCTCAACTTGAGCGGCCGTTTCTGCGCCAGATCGTGGATCAGCACCGCATCGGCGCCGGCCTTGGCGACGACGAAGGCGTCGCCGTCCGGGTGCAGCGCCAGCGCCGGCAGATTGGCCCGGTCGATGCGCTCGGCCGGTTGCTCGCCGACCCGCGCCTTCAACCCCAGATGCCGGGCGGCGAGCAGCAGCCGGGTCTCGTCGAAGCCTTCGGCGCCGACCCCGAACCGGTGCCTGAGTTGCGCCGCGTCGGCGGCGATGCCGTGGAATTGCGCCAGCAGGACCAACCCTGCGAGCGCGCGGTCTTCCTGCTCGGACGCCTTGCCCGTCCCGACGGCGGCAAGCGCCGCACTTCCCTGCGACATTCTTGAGCTACCTGCTGTTGACGATCGAGCGACGCCGCAGGATGTCATTCCTTGACCGCGAGCAGCGGCTTATCCAGCGCGCGAGGCTGTCAATTCAGACGAGTATCAATACGCAGGGGCTTGGACGATCGGAAGGCCGAAGCGGTTTTTTGCCTGCCGATGCGATCGATCTTTTCGTCGTCAGGCATGTTCTTTAAGACTGTGCGACGACTTCCGGCACCACCGCCGCACATGCCTAGCGCATCCTCGCGACTGCGAATCTGCAATACTGCGGCGGCGCACCGCATCGCTCTTTTCGCACAGCAAGCCTCGCTCATGGACGATCTCGCCGTTTACCGCCGTCGCCACGCCTGGCGCCGCCACGCCGCGGCCGCCGTGCTCGGCGCTGCCGCGCTCGTCGCCGCGCACGCCGTTCGCGCCAGCGGGCACCTGCCCGGGTTCCCGATCCCGCCGCGCAGCTTCCCCGATTACGCCGCCTGCAAGGCCTTCCTCGAGCAGACCGCGCGCGACGACCGCGCCCAGGCCGAGCCGCAGCCGCGCGAAACCGAACCGGGCACGACCCGGCAGATGCTGGTCGTCGGCGACGGCGTGGTCGAACGCGGCCGCGAGCAGGCCGAGTACCGCGTCCAGATCGGCGCGCAGTTCCGCCGCCGCGATCCCGAGCGCCAGGCGATCGTCACCACGTTCTCCTACGACGAGCGCAGCTATCGCTGCGACGGCGGCGCGCTGAGCGGCGAAGCCGGAGCGCGCGGCTACTACCTGCCGGGTTACGAACCGCTGCCCGCGGCCTCGCCCTGAGGCCGGGTACGCGAACGTTGTCGGCGCGTTCCAGCGCCGAGCCCGGCCGCTCCCAAGCCCACAACGACGGGCTTTTTTTGTGTTTTTGGGTGTTTTTGCCCGAACCCCGCGGCGGCCCGATTTGACAACGTTGTCATGAACGAGAGAAGTTCACCGGCTGCGACCCACCACCGGCCACGAGGACCCATCCCGCCATGCGGCAGCATCGACTCTTTCGCGCCAGCGCGCTCGCCCTGACCCTGCTCGCCGCCGGCTGCAATTCGGCGACCGGCCCGGCCGCCGACCCGGCGTCCAAGCCCGCCCAATCCGCCGACTCCGCCGCAGCGCCCGCGCCGGCCGCGGCGAAGGCCGCGTTCTTCTTCGACGACTTCACCTACGCCGACATAGCCGGCTTCAACGACCACGGCTGGAAAGCCCGCACCGAAACCGGCCACCCCGGCATCAAGGGCGCGGCCTGGTCCGCGCAGGGCCTGTCCTTCCATTCCGACATCGCCGACACCCAGGGCGGCGCGGTGCGGATGAGCTCGGTCACCGACGGCAGCGCCGCGAAGACTCGCCAGACCCAGTTCTGCCACGCGCGCAAATACCGCGAAGGCACCTACGCCGCGCGCATTTTCTTCCGCGACGCGCCGAGCTACGGCCCGGACGGCGACGAAGTCATCCAGACCTTCTACGCCATCAGCCCGCTGAAGGCGCCGATGGACAAGAACTACAGCGAGACCGACTTCGAATACCTGCCCAACGGCGGCTGGGGCGAAAACGCCAAGCCGGCGATGTGGACCACCACCTGGGACACGTTCCAGCTGGAGCCGTGGACCAAGGTCAACGAATTCACCCGCCAGGAAGGCAGCTACGCCGGCTGGCATACCCTGCTGCTGACCGTCGCCGACCAGAAGGTCAGCTACTACGTCGACGGCAAGCTGTTCTCGGTGCACTCCAGCAAGGTGTATCCGGAGGACTTCATGTCGATCAACTTCAACCTGTGGTTCATGCCCAAGGGCGCGGACGGCTCGCAGGGCCCCGTGGCCTCGCCGGAGCTGCGCGAGTACCAGCAGGACATCGACTGGGTGTTCTTCCAGGAAGGCGCGGCGCTGTCGATCGCCGACGTGGAAGCGCAGATCGCGCAGCTGCGCGGCGCCAAGGTGGCCTATGTCGACAACGTGAAGGAACAGAATCCGGTGCTGCCGTCGCCCTGCGGGCTGTGATCGCGGCGCGCTGCGGGGACATCGGTCCCCGCGGCGCGCGTCTTGCGGC
Proteins encoded:
- a CDS encoding glycoside hydrolase family 16 protein — encoded protein: MRQHRLFRASALALTLLAAGCNSATGPAADPASKPAQSADSAAAPAPAAAKAAFFFDDFTYADIAGFNDHGWKARTETGHPGIKGAAWSAQGLSFHSDIADTQGGAVRMSSVTDGSAAKTRQTQFCHARKYREGTYAARIFFRDAPSYGPDGDEVIQTFYAISPLKAPMDKNYSETDFEYLPNGGWGENAKPAMWTTTWDTFQLEPWTKVNEFTRQEGSYAGWHTLLLTVADQKVSYYVDGKLFSVHSSKVYPEDFMSINFNLWFMPKGADGSQGPVASPELREYQQDIDWVFFQEGAALSIADVEAQIAQLRGAKVAYVDNVKEQNPVLPSPCGL
- a CDS encoding HlyD family type I secretion periplasmic adaptor subunit; this encodes MKHVVQGVGDFAAHYARVFKAAWSARRSLDPPRRSADELAFLPAHLELIETPLSPLPGWTMRAIVALFAIALAWACIGQLDIVAVAQGKTVAGSRTKVLQPAETAVVRRILVRDGQAVKHGQLLIELDATAAAADREKADEALTSARLAELRLSALAAALDGRGEPRLAPDPALPPARLRAEQQLASSEFQAYRAKLGSLEAAIGQRQAELRTVGAAIVPLQRNAAIAKGRAEDYAGLIEGRYVGRHEYLLREQERIAAERDLATQRSRLHETRSALAGAREQLAALIADTRRQTLDALREARERVRQFAPEVAKTGQRDRLMRLRAPVSGTVQQLAVHTVGGVVAPAQALLAVVPAEDALEVEASVLNKDIGFVRPGQTATIKIESFPYTRYGYLTGTVESVSHDAAQDEKLGLVFPARVRLSKASLSIDGVEVRLSPGMALSVEIATGKRRVIDYLLGPLRQHAGEALRER
- a CDS encoding type I secretion system permease/ATPase; this encodes MSQGSAALAAVGTGKASEQEDRALAGLVLLAQFHGIAADAAQLRHRFGVGAEGFDETRLLLAARHLGLKARVGEQPAERIDRANLPALALHPDGDAFVVAKAGADAVLIHDLAQKRPLKLSRAEFAERYRGRLLQVASRASVLGELARFDFSWFVPAVVKYRRLLGEVLVVSFFIQLFALVTPLFYQVVMDKVLVHNGLTTLHVVAVGLAATALFEVLLSGMRTYVFAHTTSKIDVELGARLFRHILALPLAYFESRRVGDTIARVRELENIRAFLTGHALTSALDLLFTASFLAVMAYYSGWLTLIVLVSLPLYALWSAAITPTLRKRLEEKFARGAENQSFLVETVAGIGTIKAGAVDPRVTRTWDNQLAGYVGAAFRVTRLATIGQQGVQLVQKLASVAILFWGAQLVIRGELSIGQLIAFNMLAGQVAAPIVRLAQLWQDFQQVGISVERLGDILNTRTELTGSRMALPPIRGRIRFEQVGFRYRADAPEALQGLDLDIAAGEVVGIVGRSGSGKSTLTKLVQRLYVPGRGRVLIDGHDLALADPAWLRRQLGVVLQENFLFNRSVRENIALSDPGMPIERVIHAAKLAGAHEFIVELPEGYDTAVGEYGTGLSGGQRQRVAIARALVTDPRILILDEATSALDYESEHAVMANMQAICKGRTVLIIAHRLSTVRRADRIVVVEKGRIAESGSHAELLGRADGYYAYLHRLQQG